A segment of the Georgenia sp. M64 genome:
CACGGCATGGTCCTCGACCCGGCCCTGCTCGACCGGGCGCGATCCCTCGCGGAGCGTGGGGGCCGGCGGATCCTCGGGATCACCGGCCCGCCCGGCGCCGGGAAGTCGACGCTGGCCGAGGCCCTCGCCGAGGCGCTCGGCGAGCGTGCCCGGCTCGTCGGGATGGACGGCTTCCACCTCGCCGAGGCCGAGCTTCGCAGGCTGGGCTCACGGGAGCGGAAGGGCGCCCCGGACACGTTCGACGCGCTGGGCTACGTCGCGCTCCTGCGGCGGCTGCGCGCGGCGGACGAGCCCGTGGTCTACGCACCGTTCTTCGACCGGTCGCTCGAGGAGGCGATCGCGGGCTCGGTGCCCGTCCCCAGGGAGGTGCCGCTCGTCATCACCGAGGGGAACTACCTCCTCGTGGAGGAGGGCGGTTGGGCGGCTGTCCGCCCGCTCCTGGACGAGTGCTGGTACGTGGAGCCGGACGACGACGAACGCCTCGCCCGGCTCATCGCCCGGCACGAGCGGTTCGGCCGGTCGCGCGCCGAGGCGCACGAGCGGTCGACGGGCTCGGACCAGCGCAACGCCGAGGTCATCGCCGCGACGCGGGACCTGGCTGACCTCGTGGTGCGTTAGGCGCCGAGCAGCGCGGCGGGGCGCCGTGACGGCCTACTCGGAGGCGCCCTCGGCGAGGTCGAGGACGAGCGCCTCGAGGTAGGGGCCGCCGTCCCAGTCGGCGAGCTGCTCGTCGTCGAGGTCGGTGGCGAACTCCTCCTCGATTACCTCGAGGTCGAAGGCCTCGTGGACGACACCGGCCACGGTGACCTCGGAGCCCGGGTCGGCCGCGGTGACGGCGCCGACGTCGACCACGAGCAGGGGCCCGACCTCGCTGTCCTCCGGTCCCACGATGGTGAACGCCGTCGGCGAGACCACCTCATCCACCACGCCGACGACCGTGACCTCCTCGCCGTCGTAGTCGGAGAGTCGGTCGTAGAAGGCGGAGTCGTAGTCGCCGTCGTAGGCGGGCTCCCCCGACGGCGTCTCCGCCGGCGAGGCGGGCGCGGTCTCCTCGTCACCGAGCGCGGGCTCGTCACCGGCCGGCTCGTCGGCGCAGCCGACGAGGGCAAGAAGCACGGCCGCCGTCGCGGGGACCGTCCAGGCACGAGATGTCCTCATGGATCTTCCTCTCCGGGTGCTGGAGTCTGGATCGAGGTCGTGCTGTCGAACGTAACCGTCCTGGGCGCCGGTCGCGCGGTGGGCCGCGGTGCCGGGACGGTCGTCGCCCGAACGTCAGCCGCCGAGGCGCAGGTAGATCTGGCTGCAGAGCAGCTCGGCGCCGTCGGGGACGCACCCGATGCCGAGGGCCGTCATGTCGGGGTCCACGATGTTGTTGCGGTGGCCGGGCGAGTCCATCCAGGCGGCGACGACCTCCTCGGCCGTGGCGTCGGACCGGACGAGGTTCTCCGCCGCCCGGTCCACGCCGCACTCCTCGAGCAGGGACTGCATGGGCGCGTGGACGAGCTCATCGCCGCCGACGAGCGCCTCGGCCCGCTGGGTGGCGGCCTGCTGGGCGCACTCCGACGGTTCGAGCGGCTCCAGGTCCAGGCCGGCGCGCTCGTCGTTGGTGCGGGCGAAGAGATCCTCGGCGTAGGCCGCCGGGTCCGCCGTCGCCGAGGCGGGCGAGTCCGCCGTCGCCGAGGCGGGCGAGTCCGCCGTCGCCGAGGCGGCCGGTGCGGGCGATGACGTGACGCCCGAGCAACCCGCGAGAAGGGCTCCCAGGGCCGCGGCGAGGACGCCCGTCCTCACCGCGGCCCGTCGACCCGACGCAGGGCTCACGCGCGGGTCTTGCCCCGCACGTCGTCCTGCGAGCCCGCCGGCTCGCCGTCCACGACGTCGGCGTCCGCGTCGTCACCCTCGACAGCTGTCTCCGCGGTGACCTGCTCCTGCTCGACGGCGATCTCGTCGGTCGTGGGCTCGGCGTCGACCTGGTCCGCGACGGCGGGCTCGGCGTCGGACTCCTCGGCGGTGTGCTCCACCTGCTGCTCCGTGGCGGCGTCGTCCGCGGGCGGGGCGGGCGGCGCGTCGATCACCTCGTCGAGGCGGACCGTGCCGCCGCTGAGGGTGGCGAGCATCTGGCGGACGTTCGCGAGCTGGGCGTTGATGCTGTCGCGGCGGTTCATCGCCGCGGCGAGCTCGCGCTCGGACTCGGCGCGGATCCGCTCGGCGCGTGCCTTCGCCTCGGCGACGAGCTGCTGCGCGTGCTGCTGCGCGTCCTCGAGCGCGCGCCGCGCATTGAGGTCGGCCTCCGACCGGGCCCGCTCGGCGTCGTTGTGGACAGCGGTCGCCCGCTCCTCGAGGATCCTGACCTGCTGCTCCACCGCCGCGGCGCGCTCGGCGAAGTCCTCCTCGGCACGCTGGCGCCGCTGGGCGAGCGTGGTCTCGAAGTCGGCGGCGGCCTGCGCGGAGTTCGCCCGCTGCCGCTCGTAGAGCGCCTCGGCCTCCTCGCGCCGGGCGGTGGCGTCCTGTGCGGCCTCGTCGAGGATCTCGTCCGCATGACGCCGGGCCTCCTCCAGGGCGAGGGCCGCGTCCGTCTCGGCGGCGCTGCGGGTCTGGGCGGCGTACCGGTCGGCCTCGGCCCGCAGGATCGCGGCTGCCTCCTCGGCGTCACCGCGGAACGCGTCGGCGTCGAGCTTGGCGCCGGCGCGCAGGGCGTTGGCCTCGTCGTCGGCGAGCTGGAGGATCTGGCCGACCCGCTTGCCGAGCGACGTGAACACCGGCTCCTCGGCGGGCTGGGCCGCACGCTCCGCCGCTGCCTGCTCCACGGCGACGAGGCGGCGCTCGAGGTCCGCCGCCCGGCGAGCCATCTGGTCGCTGCGCTGCTGCGCCTCGTCGGCGCGCTGCTGCTCGGCGCGGAGCTGCTCGTGCAGCTCGCCCAGGTGGCGGTCCACCTCGCCGGCTTCGTAGCCACGCAGCACGGTGCGGAAGGCGGGGGTGGAAGAGGTGCTGCTCATGCGTCTGGCTCTCTCTCGTGGTGGGCAGGATCGTGCGGCTGGGTGGGGACGGCTCGGTCGGGGACGGCCCGGTCGGGGACGGCCCGGTCGGGGACGGCGAGGGCGTCGATGACGCCGGAGAGCTGGCCGAGCTCGGCGGTGATGCGGTCGCGGCGGCGCGCGAGGAGATCCACCTCGGCGCGGGCGTCCGCGAGCAGGCGCGCGGCCCTGGTCCGCGCGTCGTCCGCCTCCGCGCGGGCGTCGGCGAGGAGCCGGGCGGCCTCAGCTCGGGCCTCCTGGCGTCGCTCCTGCACCTCGCGCTGCGCGGCGCCGGTCTGCTCGGCGGCCTGCTCGCGCAGCACCCGGGCGCCGGCCTCGGCCTGGGTGAGCCGGCGCTCGGCGCGGTCGAGCATCGCCATGGCGCGCCCCTCGGCCTCGGCGCGGACCTGCTCCGCCTGCCGCTGCGCCTCGGCCAGCTCCCCGGCCGCCTGCTCGCGGGCGACGCGCAGGACCTCCTCTGCCTCCGCCCGGCCAGCCGCCGTGTCGGCGTCGGCCGCGGCCAGACGCTCCTGCACGGTGACGGCGCTGCGGGCGAGGACCTCCTCGAGACGCTCGCGGACCTCGCGGACCGCGGCGGCGCCGTCGGCGTGCGCACGGGAACGGGTGCGGTCGGCCTCGGCCTCGGCCGCGGCGAGGAGGCCGTCGACCGTGCGGCGGGCCCACGCCGTCTGCTCCTGCGCCTCGGCGATCTCTCGTTGGGCGTCCGCGGTGGCGTCCTCGCGGGTGCGCCGGGCGTCGTCGCGCGCGTTCTCCCGCTCGGTCTGTGCCTCACCCCGAGCCCGCTCCAGCTCAGCGGCCGCCTCGGCGCCGAGCTCGGCGGCCGTCGTCCGCGCGGCGGCGAGGACCCGCTCGGCCTCGTCGCGGGCCTCGCCGAGGATCCGCGCCGCCTCGTGCGACGCGGCGGCGAGGACCTGCTCCTCCTTCGCCTCGAGGGCCGCGGTCCGGGACGCGACGGCGGCCTCCGCGTCGTCGAGCACGCGCCGGCTCCGGGCGGCGGCGTCGTCGACGAGCCGTTCCGCGCGTTCCTGGCTCCCCGCTACCACCCGCCCGGCCGCCGCACGGATCTCGGTCGCGGCCACCTCGGCCTGGGCGAGGATCTCGTCGCGGGATCGCGAGGCGGTCGCCAGCACGAGGGCGGCCTGCTCCCCGGCGTCCCGGATGACGTCGGCCGACTCCTCCTGCGCCGCTTCGAGCCGCTGCTCGGCCCTGCGGTGGAGGCGCTCGGCCTCCTCGCGAAGCCTGGCGGCCTCGTCGCGGACGGCCTCGGCGCTGCGCTCGGCGAGCGTGAGGAGGTTGACCGCCTCGTCGGCCGGCGTGGGCGGTGGGGGCAGGAGAACCGGCTCCGGCTGAACCGACGTGGCTGGCGTAGCCGGCTCCTCGACGTGCTCAGGCGACGCCGCGGCCTCCTCGACCGGCGCAGGCGCAGCGTTCCGCCCGCGCACGAGATTCCTCCACACGGGCCGGACGGGTGGCGGTGACTCGGCGGGCATCCACGGAGGACGAGCCGGCACCGGACGGGGTGCCTGGCTCGGGGTCATGAGTTCAACCGGTCCTGTCGGGTCCCCGCGACCGGCCGAAACGGCGGCGCCGGGCGTCTGCTGCGTCTGGTCGCGGAGGTTCTCCACGCTCATCCCGAACGGTACACGGAGGCAACCGACGCTTCCGCCCGGGCCGGGACGCCCACACCTGCCGGGGCGACGCGGCAGGTGGGATGTCAATTCGGAAGCTGTCCGTGAATCGAACACCTTGTCCGCGACGTCGAGCGGGAGGTTCGATTCCGTCGCAGGTGTTCGAGACGACTACTCCTCCGCCGCCTCCATCGCGGCCATAGCCGTGCCGTCGGCACGCCCGCGACCGGGTGGTGGCGAGGGACGACGGCCAACGCGAGATCAGGCGAAGGTGACCAGCACCTTGCCGGCCGGGTTGTCGCCCGCCGCCATCGCGGCGAAGGCGGCCGGGCCGTCCTCCGCGCGGACGGTCCGGGACACGAGCGCCCGGAGGAGCTCGGGGTGGTCCTGGGCCCACCGCGCCGTCTCGGCGAACTCGGCCGCCGAGTAGCAGAACGTCCCGACGATCGTGCGCTCGAAGGTGGAGACGGCGAACGCGTCGAGCTCCACCCGGGGGGCCGCCATCCCCACGAGGACGCAGACCCCACCCGCCGTGGTCGCGGCGAGCGCCGTGCCGAGCGTGGCGGAGCTGCCGACGGCGTCGATGACGACGCTCGCGCCCAGGCCGCCGGTGCGCTCGATGACCTCGACGGCAACGTCCACCGCGCCAGGGTCGAGCACGTCCACGCCGAGCCGGCCCAGCAGCTCACGCCGCTCAGGAGCCGGCTCGCTGACCGTCACGGAGGCAGCCCCGAGTCGCGCGCACGCCAGCGCCGCGGCCTGCCCGATGGGCCCGCCGCCGAGGACGAGGACGTCGTCACCGGCCCCGACTCCCCCGCGCACCGCCGCGTGGTAGCCCACGGCGAGCGGCTCGACGAGCGCGCCGTGCAGCGTCTCCCCACCGAACGGCACGAGGTTGGCCACCGGGACGACGAAGTAGTCGGCGAACGCCGCGGAGATGGCCGGGTCCACCCCGACGACGCGGCGGTCGGCGCAGATGTGCGACATCCCGCGGGCGCACCGTTCGCACCCTCCGCAGGAGAGGGTCGGGTTGAGGACCACCACGTCTCCCTCGGCCAGGGGCACGGGGGACTGCTCGATCCCCGCACCGGGCCGTCCGGCGTCACCGAGCGTCACAACCGTGCCGACCGTCTCGTGGCCCATGACCTGCCCCGGCACCCGCCGACCGTTCTCGCCGGTGTACCCGTGGAGGTCGGAGCCGCAGATGCCGGTGGCGAGGACCCGTACGAGAGCCTCGCCGGGGGCTGGTGCGGGACGTGGCCGCTCCACGAGGACGAGGTCGCCGAAGTCCTCCAGGACCAGGGCGCGCATGGTGGTGTCCGTCGTCGTCATCGACGTTCCGTTCTATCCATGGAACACGTATTTCTCACTTGGAACGAGAGTAGGCGAGGGAGGCAGACCGAGCAAGGACGGGACGCGACAATCACGTGCAAGGGCCGCTCCGGTGCGCACCCGCGTCAGGCCTGCGCGAGCACCTGACGCTGCGTACCGATGCCCTCGATGGCGAGCTCGACGACGTCGCCGGCGCGCAGGTAGGGGAACCGCCCCGAGATCGCGACCCCCTGCGGGGTCCCGGTGTTGATGACGTCACCCGGCTCCAGCACCGCTACCTGACTGAGGTGCCACACGAGGTAGGGCACCGAGAAGACGAGGTCCGCCGTCGTCGAGTCCTGACGGGGCTCGCCGTTGACGGACGAGGTCAGCCGGACGTCGGAGACGTCGAGCTCGTCGGCCGGGACGAGCGCCGGCCCGAGGGGGTTGAAGGTCTCGGCGCACTTGCCCTTGGACCACTGACCCCCGGAGATCTCCAGCTGGAAGGCACGTTCGGAGACGTCGTTGGAGATGGTGTAGCCGGCGATGTGGGCGGCAGCCTCCTCCGGCGAGTGGAGGTAGCGCGCGCGGCGGCCGATGACGACGGCGAGCTCGACCTCCCAGTCGGTCTTCTCCGACCCGCGCGGCACGAGCACCTCGTCGTAGGGGCCCACCACCGTGTTGGGGGTCTTGAAGAACAGCACCGGGACCTCCGGGGGCGTCGCCCCGGACTCGGCGGCGTGCGCGGCGTAGTTCATGCCGATGCACCACACCGCCTGCGGGCGCGCCACCGGGGCACCCACGCGCTCGCCGGCGACGTCGGTGCGTGGGAGCGACCCGGCGGCCAGCGCCGTACGGGTACGAGCGATGCCGTCGGCGGCCAGGAAGGCGCCGTCGACGTCGTCCGTCAGGGGCCGGAGGTCGTAGGTGACGCCGTCGTGCTCGACGACCGGTCGCTCGGCGCCGAACGCGCCGACTCGCATGAGCTTCATGGTTCTCCAGGGTCGGGGGCGCCGGTGGGCGCCCGGTGTGCTCAGCCGTTGTCGGGCCGGGCAGGGATGATCGGACGGCGGGCCGGCTCGACGAGCCGCAGAGCGGTGCCACCGAGGACGTCGGCGTCGCCGCCGGTGAGCTCGCGGACGAGCTCGAGCGACTGCCGGTAGGTCACGTGCGGACGCGAGACGGGAAAGTCCGAGCCCCAGAGCAGGCGGTGCGTCCCGAACGCCGCGAGCAGCGCATGCAGCACCGCATGGGTCTCGGGGTAGGGGTAGGCCCAGGGCCGGTCGGCGAGGTAGTGGAACCCCGAGACCTTGACCGCCACGCCCGGAACGGCCGCGAGATCGGTGAGAGCGACGAGGTCACGCTCGAACGTCGGTGAGCCCGGGACGACGTGACCCTGGTGGTGGAGCAGGACGACGAGGCCGGGAACGGCCCGCAGCGCCCGGCCCAGCGCCGCGAACCACGCCGGCCGGGCGTGCAGGCTCAGCGGCACGCCGGCGGCCGCGGCCCGGGCGAGGAAGGCCCGGCCCTCCGGCTCCTCGAACCAGCCGTCGACCTCGTCGGCGAGGTAGTGGCTCACACCCGAGGCACCCGTCTCGGCGAGGACGCGCTCGAGCCGGTCGGCCGCCCCGGGGCGGTGGTAGGTGCCGGACCAGCGCGAGTCGACGTCGACCAGGGCCGTGAGCCGGTCCGGGTGGGCGGCGACGGCACGGGCGACGTCGGCGTTGTTCGCCGGGTTGGCCGTGCGCGGGTCCTCCCCGCCGATCGCGGCGCAGACGACGAGGGCACGCTCGACCCCGGCGGCGTCCATCTCGTGCAGCAGCGCCGCGGCGCTGCCGCGGGTGGCGGGGTCGGGGACCGCGGCGTCGTAGGGCCAGCGGTCCCACGCGTGGACGTGGGCATCGACGATCACGGGGGCCTCCTCCCGGCCGGGCACGGTGGACATCTCCCGGGGGACGCTAGTAGGTTCCGTTCAAAACCCGCAACCTCCGTTCTGCGTTTGGAACAGCATGTCCGACGAGTCGTCCCCGCGCTTCGCCGCGCCCGCGGCGGTGCGCGCGCTGCGCGTCCTCGAGCTCCTCGCCGACGCGGGCGAGTCGCTCACCCTGACCGAGGTGGCCGCCCGGCTCGGCCTGCCCAAGTCGAGCGTGCACCACGTCATCTCGGCGCTCGTCGAGCTG
Coding sequences within it:
- a CDS encoding alcohol dehydrogenase catalytic domain-containing protein, with protein sequence MTTTDTTMRALVLEDFGDLVLVERPRPAPAPGEALVRVLATGICGSDLHGYTGENGRRVPGQVMGHETVGTVVTLGDAGRPGAGIEQSPVPLAEGDVVVLNPTLSCGGCERCARGMSHICADRRVVGVDPAISAAFADYFVVPVANLVPFGGETLHGALVEPLAVGYHAAVRGGVGAGDDVLVLGGGPIGQAAALACARLGAASVTVSEPAPERRELLGRLGVDVLDPGAVDVAVEVIERTGGLGASVVIDAVGSSATLGTALAATTAGGVCVLVGMAAPRVELDAFAVSTFERTIVGTFCYSAAEFAETARWAQDHPELLRALVSRTVRAEDGPAAFAAMAAGDNPAGKVLVTFA
- a CDS encoding amidohydrolase family protein → MSTVPGREEAPVIVDAHVHAWDRWPYDAAVPDPATRGSAAALLHEMDAAGVERALVVCAAIGGEDPRTANPANNADVARAVAAHPDRLTALVDVDSRWSGTYHRPGAADRLERVLAETGASGVSHYLADEVDGWFEEPEGRAFLARAAAAGVPLSLHARPAWFAALGRALRAVPGLVVLLHHQGHVVPGSPTFERDLVALTDLAAVPGVAVKVSGFHYLADRPWAYPYPETHAVLHALLAAFGTHRLLWGSDFPVSRPHVTYRQSLELVRELTGGDADVLGGTALRLVEPARRPIIPARPDNG
- a CDS encoding CAP domain-containing protein, with the translated sequence MRTGVLAAALGALLAGCSGVTSSPAPAASATADSPASATADSPASATADPAAYAEDLFARTNDERAGLDLEPLEPSECAQQAATQRAEALVGGDELVHAPMQSLLEECGVDRAAENLVRSDATAEEVVAAWMDSPGHRNNIVDPDMTALGIGCVPDGAELLCSQIYLRLGG
- a CDS encoding nucleoside/nucleotide kinase family protein — its product is MTRTDHGMVLDPALLDRARSLAERGGRRILGITGPPGAGKSTLAEALAEALGERARLVGMDGFHLAEAELRRLGSRERKGAPDTFDALGYVALLRRLRAADEPVVYAPFFDRSLEEAIAGSVPVPREVPLVITEGNYLLVEEGGWAAVRPLLDECWYVEPDDDERLARLIARHERFGRSRAEAHERSTGSDQRNAEVIAATRDLADLVVR
- a CDS encoding fumarylacetoacetate hydrolase family protein encodes the protein MKLMRVGAFGAERPVVEHDGVTYDLRPLTDDVDGAFLAADGIARTRTALAAGSLPRTDVAGERVGAPVARPQAVWCIGMNYAAHAAESGATPPEVPVLFFKTPNTVVGPYDEVLVPRGSEKTDWEVELAVVIGRRARYLHSPEEAAAHIAGYTISNDVSERAFQLEISGGQWSKGKCAETFNPLGPALVPADELDVSDVRLTSSVNGEPRQDSTTADLVFSVPYLVWHLSQVAVLEPGDVINTGTPQGVAISGRFPYLRAGDVVELAIEGIGTQRQVLAQA